GCGAGGATCTGCGCGACATGGTCAAGGAGAATCTGATCGCCGAGCGCATCGCCATCGACAGCTACCGCGAGATGATCAATTTCGTCGGCGACAAGGACACCACCACCAAGCGCATCCTGGAAGACATCCTGGCCCAGGAAGAAGAGCATGCCGACGAGTTCTCGGACATGCTGGAGGGCTGGATCGGCAAGTAAGCCGGTTCCGCATTCAAGCGCTTTCGTAGGAGCGGCTTCAGCCGCGACAGGCCGTCTCGATGGCGCCTGTCGTGGCTGAAGCTGCTACTACTGTTTTTCTTTTCGCGCGATACGCGGATCTCAAGCGAAAGCGAAGGCTTTCGCCCTGACGGGCGAGTCACTTTTCTTTGCTTGTGCAAAGAAAAGTAACCAAAAGAAAGCACACCCTGCCTCGCGCCCTCCGCGCTGACGCGCTCCGGGTCCGCGTCCATCGCGGGGATCCGCGGAAGGGGCATCCTGCCCCTGCCGCGGACGGCGCACATCCATGTGCGCCGCCCTTCGGGTGTTTTCCCCGCGATGGCCGCCGCTTCGGAAGGGAACCCGGCAAGTCAAAAGCAACAGCAACAGCAAGAGCGACAGCGACAGCCAAAGCCAAAACCAAGCGACAGCCGCCCACAGGGACCGCAGTTATCGGTGTCCGGGAGCGATTGTGGGAGGGACTTCAGTCCCGACTGCTTCCGAGGTCGGATCGTCCGCCTAACCTTATCGTCGTCGTTACGTGACAGTTGGCTTGCGCGCCACCGCTGCTCAGCGCAGCACCCGGAACCGTACCTGGGTCCAGGCGCCGTTGCTGGCCAGGGCGGTCAGGGTGTGGTCGCCGGCGTCGGCGAAGTCGCGCTGGAAGGTGCGTGCGCCCTCGGTGCGGGCGATCCAGCGGCCGTCCAGCAGCCAGTCCACCGGGGTGCTCGTGCCCAGCGCGCGCACCTGCAGACGCACCGTGGTGCTGCCCGGCGCGCGCGCCAGGGTGGCGCGGTCGTTGAGGCCTTCGATGCGCAGCACGTCGCTGCGCCCGCGGCCGTCGTCGCGGCAGTCCGGTGACAGCGCCGGCAGCTGCCCGGCCTGGCGCTCGCTGGCGTGCAGCCACGGGGTCAGCAGCGCGGGCCAGCGTGCCAGGTCGCGGGTGACCGCCTCATGCGGCTGTGCGCAGTCCGGCGACAGCCGCAGGCCGCTGTGCGCGTCCACCTGCACGGTCTCGCGGCCGGCGCTCCACAGCCGCGCGTCGCGCTCGGCAAAGGTCGGTGGCACCGCGCCGTCCAGCGCATAGGCGGAGAAGCGGCGTTGGCACAAGGCCGGCGGGGTCTGCTCGGCGGCGATGCCCAGCGGCCAGCACACGTCCACCTGCTGCACCGTCGCCGGCATCGGCCGCGGTGCGTTGTCGCCGCGCAGGCGCGGCAGGCTGTCGATGGTCTCGAACATCAGCGGCAGCGCGGTCACCGCGCCGTACTGGCCGGGCAGCGGCGTGCCGTCGGGGCGGCCGACCCAGACGCCGACGGTGTAGCGGCGGGTGCTGCCGATCGCCCAGGCGTCGCGGTAGCCGTAGCTGGTGCCGGTCTTCCAGGCCACGCGCGGGCGCGCGCCGACGTCGAAGGTGCCGATGCCGTAGCCCGGACGCGGATTGGCCTCGAGCATCTCGCGCACGATCCAGGCTGCGCCGGGCGACATCAGCCGCCGCTCGATGCGCTGGTCGGTCGCGCTGTAGCGCACGTGGCCGGCGATGCCGTCGCGATTGAGCGCGGCGAAGGCGCCGACCAGTTCCTCCAGCTTGGCACCGGTGCCGCCGAGGATCAGCGCCAGGTTGGGCGTGCTGCCGCGCGGGAACCGCAGGCCGATGCCGGCGTTGCTCAGACGCGCGGCAAAGCGCGCCGGGCCGACCCGATCGAGCAGGTCCACCGCCGGCACGTTGAGCGACAGGCGCAGCGCGCTGGCCGCTCCGATCGGGCCGTTGAAGGCTTCGTCGAAATTGCCCGGGCGGTAGTCGCCGAAGCTCTGCGGCGCGTCGACCAGCAGGCTTTCGGAATGGATCAGGCCATCGTCAAGGGCCATGCCGTACAGGAACGGCTTGAGCGTGGAGCCGGGCGAGCGCCAGGCCTGCACCATGTCCACGTCGCCGAGGCGGCGGCGGTCGCCAAACTGCACCGAGCCGATGTAGGCGCGCGCCTGCAGGTCGCGATTGTCCACCACCAGCAAGGCCGCGGAGGTGCGC
This genomic stretch from Xanthomonas sacchari harbors:
- the pbpC gene encoding penicillin-binding protein 1C, encoding MPLDDTAAPHAARRPRRWMRLLPWLRWGTVALLSSLLLLDLAFPLPLPKSRDTSTLVVAADGTPLRAFADSNGVWRYPATPDSVSPLYLQALLNYEDRWFWQHPGVNPWALLRAAKQWLFSRHIVSGGSTLTMQVARILMPPEVSTRTPWGKAQQALRALQLEVHLSKRQILQLYLERAPYGGTIEGVEAASWAYLGKPAARLSQAEAALLAVLPQAPSRLRPDRHPEAARAARDKVLERMVALRVWPRAQVDDARIEPVVARSLQTPLHAALLAERLRQQHPHAAHIVSTLDADLQRTLEDRVSAYFSQLPERTSAALLVVDNRDLQARAYIGSVQFGDRRRLGDVDMVQAWRSPGSTLKPFLYGMALDDGLIHSESLLVDAPQSFGDYRPGNFDEAFNGPIGAASALRLSLNVPAVDLLDRVGPARFAARLSNAGIGLRFPRGSTPNLALILGGTGAKLEELVGAFAALNRDGIAGHVRYSATDQRIERRLMSPGAAWIVREMLEANPRPGYGIGTFDVGARPRVAWKTGTSYGYRDAWAIGSTRRYTVGVWVGRPDGTPLPGQYGAVTALPLMFETIDSLPRLRGDNAPRPMPATVQQVDVCWPLGIAAEQTPPALCQRRFSAYALDGAVPPTFAERDARLWSAGRETVQVDAHSGLRLSPDCAQPHEAVTRDLARWPALLTPWLHASERQAGQLPALSPDCRDDGRGRSDVLRIEGLNDRATLARAPGSTTVRLQVRALGTSTPVDWLLDGRWIARTEGARTFQRDFADAGDHTLTALASNGAWTQVRFRVLR